A window of Argopecten irradians isolate NY chromosome 1, Ai_NY, whole genome shotgun sequence contains these coding sequences:
- the LOC138333102 gene encoding uncharacterized protein isoform X2: protein MSSELQLESQEDAKLSKVLSKQKLHQQELTKSHQSTYSQDLSFSSTQSTLNDLSGTGLSNTLTQDTSVVYKKPVRASSDVSHNSYNRQPVRAWTTGGGYNDVSRDSHIATQCSDLNIQELTSDDYDTRSQTSLLESESIYLPISEANTSSSRPMTAPVISGHSPAANYLAHRDNRPATMMETRYEAYNNRPIKPMNTEVLKGLLKPKFDYSPPQQSGNEPAIGAKKKTPPTAQAHDYDTSQEVSQIEQILNPPKDDVPSENVSQIKEVAEKKSRKGSGSSVKIGATQKNTKNTSQSTHKVTENIGTKSNIPISKGGNVTRTHSDYLPGKYAATVRKVSGENLADKRTKAHLSQKLHVSDKSDGVKTSVKDSGVYSRPVSDAVLPDYSSEDHKAAVMIQSVWRGYRVRCKDSEAVSVRKEIRARRAEDHIVLLRSELDRQKKLYDEEKHLRSLQMEAIRFLWKEVQSLQHWKSEVLTSQSFKGTLDSTRGTDDSSYNYSQEIQNTLQRMDYLNSGHGTVPEIDPEKHRQLEKTCANLQNQVSQLQTALQSVSSVVFQSSLFSGGNDTTEENMSLLVTGFEDDDISSCDDESSIGGPRWGSIPNSLSPYPSEEEEAYFSSVPQPGLPTPPRNLRLEHKGETSIVISWQPSKILDAFNKEVNQPLLGYRVYVDEKPTSMLANNLLRALIHGLNTQLTYKIYLKAVSSLGESKTSNIIMAGVSQGSSLPRKQSLSSDSDESDEKDSTESSDVARNHIVQRRQRRIKSPRQDKRQAHARGKESSASDQENVKERPSSRSERPGSSRSNNSDGIFVQAKLHTHRRNRSRDSPNDGLTIGVQQIHESPHPIPKESHQSPPAGSRFKESSLSASKMSETFTIDSQNSLLSAIAAAAKPDSVKEQFVKTHRRTRSKEKVTEMPSTEVSLVESPGSLPSAPNISVNSSPETKILNVPMQDAGAIPNESTQKGHRRTRSKDLQNPVYEWRKDIDSTTNVKEVKKAWTKESGGEAHGIPVIDASKRHGSRPSSPAPSDTSETKVDRKKSVADLIEQRLSNKPVSPLDGGDTTNKAALPPRVRRIASNEDVSEGGRRTPSKTASPTYVDRRRSPSNGSESDVGESPAARHLDMDGGNRANNTGIVSKLLQKLQNMSKEGSMRERGTKIKLKSTSEMPSGSEDGVVHRRQRQLSGSESEPVASCIPVTEKAAPHHHSDNSSGNQSDDPQGPRRQHKTHRRTNSDHKVKHTSPTPSKKSQSGVKRTASFSGVHPSKQADPRRSGSEENLTEKAAMSNSAGAVMMDTSRHEQSRSGSPKIHHIPILSFQKLHKQTKPAS from the exons ATGTCATCAGAGTTACAG TTGGAATCCCAAGAAGATGCCAAGTTAAGTAAAGTTTTGTCCAAACAAAAACTGCACCAACAAGAGCTGACGAAATCCCATCAGTCTACTTATTCACAGGATCTGTCCTTCTCCTCTACACAGAGTACCCTAAACGATCTGTCAGGCACCGGACTCTCCAACACCCTCACCCAAG ATACAAGTGTAGTGTATAAGAAACCAGTGAGAGCGTCCTCCGACGTCAGCCACAACTCTTACAACAGACAGCCTGTTAGGGCCTGGACCACTGGGG GAGGATACAATGATGTGAGTAGAGACAGTCACATAGCTACGCAATGTAGTGACCTCAACATACAAGAGCTGACCTCTGATG ATTATGACACCAGAAGTCAGACAAGTCTATTGGAATCGGAATCCATTTATCTGCCGATTTCTGAGGCGAATACTTCAAGTAGTCGTCCAATGACAGCCCCTGTTATATCTGGCCATTCACCGGCCGCCAACTATCTGGCCCACAGAGATAACCGGCCAGCCACAATGATGGAAACGCGGTACGAAGCCTACAACAACCGACCAATCAAACCCATGAATACAGAGGTCCTTAAAGGGCTCCTCAAACCCAAGTTTGATTACTCGCCCCCTCAGCAGTCGGGGAATGAACCGGCCATTGGAGCTAAAAAGAAAACTCCACCAACTGCTCAGGCTCACGACTACGATACAAGTCAGGAAGTCTCGCAAATAGAACAGATTCTAAACCCGCCAAAAGACGATGTTCCTTCCGAGAATGTGAGTCAGATTAAGGAAGTCGCTGAGAAAAAATCAAGGAAGGGATCAGGGTCGTCAGTGAAGATAGGTGCTACAcagaaaaacacaaaaaatacctCGCAAAGTACACATAAAGTGACGGAGAATATCGGGACAAAAAGTAACATTCCGAtatcaaagggaggtaatgtGACACGGACACACTCCGACTACCTCCCGGGGAAATACGCTGCCACCGTGAGGAAGGTTAGTGGTGAAAACCTGGCCGACAAACGTACAAAGGCACATCTATCACAAAAATTACATGTGTCAGATAAAAGTGATGGTGTGAAAACAAGTGTGAAGGATTCGGGCGTGTATTCCCGCCCTGTCAGTGACGCAGTACTGCCGGACTACAGCTCTGAAG ATCACAAAGCTGCAGTTATGATTCAGTCTGTGTGGAGAGGGTACCGCGTGCGGTGCAAGGACTCAGAAGCAGTGTCTGTTCGGAAGGAGATCCGCGCCCGCAGGGCTGAAGACCATATTGTATTGTTACGTTCAGAACTTGACAG GCAAAAGAAGCTGTATGATGAGGAGAAACACCTACGGTCTCTACAAATGGAGGCCATCCGATTCCTCTGGAAGGAG GTCCAGTCCTTACAGCATTGGAAGTCTGAGGTTCTCACATCACAGTCTTTCAAGGGCACGCTCGACTCGACCCGAGGAACAGACGACAGCTCGTATAACTATAGCCAGGAGATCCAGAACACCCTCCAAAGAATGGACTATCTAAATTCAGGTCATGGCACAGTCCCAGAAATAGACCCAGAAAAACACAGACAGCTTGAGAAAACGTGTGCAAATCTGCAAAACCAG GTGTCCCAGCTTCAGACAGCCCTACAGTCTGTTTCCAGTGTTGTGTTCCAAAGTAGCTTATTTTCTGGTGGCAATGATACCACAG AAGAGAATATGTCGCTGTTGGTAACAGGCTTTGAGGATGACGACATATCTAGCTGTGATGATGAGTCCAGTATAGGAGGCCCACGCTGGG GATCTATCCCCAACTCCCTCTCCCCGTACCCCTCGGAGGAAGAGGAGGCCTATTTCTCCTCAGTCCCACAGCCAGGTTTGCCGACCCCTCCCCGTAACCTGCGACTGGAACACAAGGGCGAGACTTCCATAGTCATATCATGGCAGCCATCAAAAATTCTGGACGCATTTAACAAAGAGGTCAACCAGCCATTATTAG GGTACAGAGTGTATGTTGATGAGAAGCCGACGTCAATGCTGGCTAACAACCTTCTCCGGGCCCTGATACATGGCCTGAATACACAACTAACCTACAA GATCTATCTGAAGGCAGTATCTTCCTTGGGGGAGTCCAAAACATCCAACATTATAATGGCGGGAGTTTCACAAGGAAGCAGTTTACCGCGTAAACAGTCGTTAAGTAGTGATAGTGATGAAAGTGACGAGAAAGATTCAACAGAAAGTTCAGATGTTGCACGTAATCATATTGTTCAGCGACGGCAGCGACGGATAAAGTCGCCTCGACAAGACAAGCGCCAGGCGCATGCTCGTGGGAAAGAATCTAGTGCTAGTGACCAAGAAAATGTGAAAGAACGACCTAGTTCAAGGTCAGAACGACCTGGGAGTTCAAGATCAAATAACAGTGATGGAATTTTTGTGCAAGCAAAATTACACACACATCGACGCAACCGTAGTCGCGATTCACCTAATGATGGATTAACAATTGGAGTTCAACAAATCCATGAGTCACCACATCCAATTCCAAAAGAATCACACCAGTCACCGCCTGCAGGCAGTCGGTTTAAGGAATCTTCACTCAGTGCATCAAAAATGTCAGAAACGTTTACAATTGACAGTCAAAATTCTCTGTTGTCTGCTATTGCAGCTGCAGCCAAGCCAGATAGTGTGAAGGAACAATTTGTGAAAACTCATCGTCGTACGCGAAGTAAGGAGAAGGTGACTGAAATGCCGTCCACGGAAGTCAGTCTTGTAGAAAGTCCAGGATCATTGCCAAGTGCGCCTAACATCAGTGTCAATTCATCTCCAGAGACAAAAATTCTCAACGTGCCAATGCAAGACGCTGGTGCAATTCCAAATGAATCTACACAAAAAGGTCATAGACGGACACGCAGTAAGGACCTACAGAATCCTGTGTACGAATGGAGGAAAGACATTGATAGCACTACTAATGTGAAGGAAGTGAAAAAGGCATGGACAAAAGAGTCGGGTGGGGAAGCTCATGGGATACCTGTCATTGATGCTAGTAAGCGTCATGGCAGCCGTCCTAGTAGTCCTGCACCATCCGACACCTCGGAAACTAAAGTGGACAGGAAAAAAAGTGTCGCAGACTTGATTGAACAAAGACTGTCTAACAAACCAGTATCACCTTTAGATGGTGGTGACACCACAAATAAAGCGGCTCTTCCTCCACGCGTGCGCAGGATCGCAAGTAATGAGGATGTGTCAGAGGGTGGTCGACGCACACCATCAAAAACAGCGTCACCAACATATGTGGATCGAAGAAGGTCACCGTCCAACGGCTCAGAGAGTGATGTAGGTGAATCTCCTGCTGCTAGACATTTAGATATGGACGGGGGTAATCGGGCAAACAATACAGGAATTGTGTCAAAActattacaaaagttacaaaaCATGTCAAAAGAGGGAAGCATGCGTGAACGAGggacaaaaataaaactaaaatcaaCCAGTGAGATGCCGTCTGGCTCTGAGGATGGGGTCGTCCACAGGAGACAGAGGCAGCTTAGTGGCAGTGAAAGTGAGCCGGTGGCATCTTGCATACCAGTCACAGAGAAAGCTGCTCCACATCACCATAGCGATAATTCATCTGGAAACCAATCAGATGATCCACAGGGTCCACGTCGTCAACACAAGACACACAGAAG GACTAACTCTGACCACAAGGTGAAGCACACGTCCCCAACACCCAGTAAAAAGTCTCAGTCAGGAGTAAAGAGGACAGCCTCCTTTAGTGGGGTACATCCGTCCAAACAGGCAGATCCACGCCGGAGTGGATCAGAG
- the LOC138333102 gene encoding uncharacterized protein isoform X1 has protein sequence MSGSNLSENLLSEAVKKPSPGLESQEDAKLSKVLSKQKLHQQELTKSHQSTYSQDLSFSSTQSTLNDLSGTGLSNTLTQDTSVVYKKPVRASSDVSHNSYNRQPVRAWTTGGGYNDVSRDSHIATQCSDLNIQELTSDDYDTRSQTSLLESESIYLPISEANTSSSRPMTAPVISGHSPAANYLAHRDNRPATMMETRYEAYNNRPIKPMNTEVLKGLLKPKFDYSPPQQSGNEPAIGAKKKTPPTAQAHDYDTSQEVSQIEQILNPPKDDVPSENVSQIKEVAEKKSRKGSGSSVKIGATQKNTKNTSQSTHKVTENIGTKSNIPISKGGNVTRTHSDYLPGKYAATVRKVSGENLADKRTKAHLSQKLHVSDKSDGVKTSVKDSGVYSRPVSDAVLPDYSSEDHKAAVMIQSVWRGYRVRCKDSEAVSVRKEIRARRAEDHIVLLRSELDRQKKLYDEEKHLRSLQMEAIRFLWKEVQSLQHWKSEVLTSQSFKGTLDSTRGTDDSSYNYSQEIQNTLQRMDYLNSGHGTVPEIDPEKHRQLEKTCANLQNQVSQLQTALQSVSSVVFQSSLFSGGNDTTEENMSLLVTGFEDDDISSCDDESSIGGPRWGSIPNSLSPYPSEEEEAYFSSVPQPGLPTPPRNLRLEHKGETSIVISWQPSKILDAFNKEVNQPLLGYRVYVDEKPTSMLANNLLRALIHGLNTQLTYKIYLKAVSSLGESKTSNIIMAGVSQGSSLPRKQSLSSDSDESDEKDSTESSDVARNHIVQRRQRRIKSPRQDKRQAHARGKESSASDQENVKERPSSRSERPGSSRSNNSDGIFVQAKLHTHRRNRSRDSPNDGLTIGVQQIHESPHPIPKESHQSPPAGSRFKESSLSASKMSETFTIDSQNSLLSAIAAAAKPDSVKEQFVKTHRRTRSKEKVTEMPSTEVSLVESPGSLPSAPNISVNSSPETKILNVPMQDAGAIPNESTQKGHRRTRSKDLQNPVYEWRKDIDSTTNVKEVKKAWTKESGGEAHGIPVIDASKRHGSRPSSPAPSDTSETKVDRKKSVADLIEQRLSNKPVSPLDGGDTTNKAALPPRVRRIASNEDVSEGGRRTPSKTASPTYVDRRRSPSNGSESDVGESPAARHLDMDGGNRANNTGIVSKLLQKLQNMSKEGSMRERGTKIKLKSTSEMPSGSEDGVVHRRQRQLSGSESEPVASCIPVTEKAAPHHHSDNSSGNQSDDPQGPRRQHKTHRRTNSDHKVKHTSPTPSKKSQSGVKRTASFSGVHPSKQADPRRSGSEENLTEKAAMSNSAGAVMMDTSRHEQSRSGSPKIHHIPILSFQKLHKQTKPAS, from the exons TTGGAATCCCAAGAAGATGCCAAGTTAAGTAAAGTTTTGTCCAAACAAAAACTGCACCAACAAGAGCTGACGAAATCCCATCAGTCTACTTATTCACAGGATCTGTCCTTCTCCTCTACACAGAGTACCCTAAACGATCTGTCAGGCACCGGACTCTCCAACACCCTCACCCAAG ATACAAGTGTAGTGTATAAGAAACCAGTGAGAGCGTCCTCCGACGTCAGCCACAACTCTTACAACAGACAGCCTGTTAGGGCCTGGACCACTGGGG GAGGATACAATGATGTGAGTAGAGACAGTCACATAGCTACGCAATGTAGTGACCTCAACATACAAGAGCTGACCTCTGATG ATTATGACACCAGAAGTCAGACAAGTCTATTGGAATCGGAATCCATTTATCTGCCGATTTCTGAGGCGAATACTTCAAGTAGTCGTCCAATGACAGCCCCTGTTATATCTGGCCATTCACCGGCCGCCAACTATCTGGCCCACAGAGATAACCGGCCAGCCACAATGATGGAAACGCGGTACGAAGCCTACAACAACCGACCAATCAAACCCATGAATACAGAGGTCCTTAAAGGGCTCCTCAAACCCAAGTTTGATTACTCGCCCCCTCAGCAGTCGGGGAATGAACCGGCCATTGGAGCTAAAAAGAAAACTCCACCAACTGCTCAGGCTCACGACTACGATACAAGTCAGGAAGTCTCGCAAATAGAACAGATTCTAAACCCGCCAAAAGACGATGTTCCTTCCGAGAATGTGAGTCAGATTAAGGAAGTCGCTGAGAAAAAATCAAGGAAGGGATCAGGGTCGTCAGTGAAGATAGGTGCTACAcagaaaaacacaaaaaatacctCGCAAAGTACACATAAAGTGACGGAGAATATCGGGACAAAAAGTAACATTCCGAtatcaaagggaggtaatgtGACACGGACACACTCCGACTACCTCCCGGGGAAATACGCTGCCACCGTGAGGAAGGTTAGTGGTGAAAACCTGGCCGACAAACGTACAAAGGCACATCTATCACAAAAATTACATGTGTCAGATAAAAGTGATGGTGTGAAAACAAGTGTGAAGGATTCGGGCGTGTATTCCCGCCCTGTCAGTGACGCAGTACTGCCGGACTACAGCTCTGAAG ATCACAAAGCTGCAGTTATGATTCAGTCTGTGTGGAGAGGGTACCGCGTGCGGTGCAAGGACTCAGAAGCAGTGTCTGTTCGGAAGGAGATCCGCGCCCGCAGGGCTGAAGACCATATTGTATTGTTACGTTCAGAACTTGACAG GCAAAAGAAGCTGTATGATGAGGAGAAACACCTACGGTCTCTACAAATGGAGGCCATCCGATTCCTCTGGAAGGAG GTCCAGTCCTTACAGCATTGGAAGTCTGAGGTTCTCACATCACAGTCTTTCAAGGGCACGCTCGACTCGACCCGAGGAACAGACGACAGCTCGTATAACTATAGCCAGGAGATCCAGAACACCCTCCAAAGAATGGACTATCTAAATTCAGGTCATGGCACAGTCCCAGAAATAGACCCAGAAAAACACAGACAGCTTGAGAAAACGTGTGCAAATCTGCAAAACCAG GTGTCCCAGCTTCAGACAGCCCTACAGTCTGTTTCCAGTGTTGTGTTCCAAAGTAGCTTATTTTCTGGTGGCAATGATACCACAG AAGAGAATATGTCGCTGTTGGTAACAGGCTTTGAGGATGACGACATATCTAGCTGTGATGATGAGTCCAGTATAGGAGGCCCACGCTGGG GATCTATCCCCAACTCCCTCTCCCCGTACCCCTCGGAGGAAGAGGAGGCCTATTTCTCCTCAGTCCCACAGCCAGGTTTGCCGACCCCTCCCCGTAACCTGCGACTGGAACACAAGGGCGAGACTTCCATAGTCATATCATGGCAGCCATCAAAAATTCTGGACGCATTTAACAAAGAGGTCAACCAGCCATTATTAG GGTACAGAGTGTATGTTGATGAGAAGCCGACGTCAATGCTGGCTAACAACCTTCTCCGGGCCCTGATACATGGCCTGAATACACAACTAACCTACAA GATCTATCTGAAGGCAGTATCTTCCTTGGGGGAGTCCAAAACATCCAACATTATAATGGCGGGAGTTTCACAAGGAAGCAGTTTACCGCGTAAACAGTCGTTAAGTAGTGATAGTGATGAAAGTGACGAGAAAGATTCAACAGAAAGTTCAGATGTTGCACGTAATCATATTGTTCAGCGACGGCAGCGACGGATAAAGTCGCCTCGACAAGACAAGCGCCAGGCGCATGCTCGTGGGAAAGAATCTAGTGCTAGTGACCAAGAAAATGTGAAAGAACGACCTAGTTCAAGGTCAGAACGACCTGGGAGTTCAAGATCAAATAACAGTGATGGAATTTTTGTGCAAGCAAAATTACACACACATCGACGCAACCGTAGTCGCGATTCACCTAATGATGGATTAACAATTGGAGTTCAACAAATCCATGAGTCACCACATCCAATTCCAAAAGAATCACACCAGTCACCGCCTGCAGGCAGTCGGTTTAAGGAATCTTCACTCAGTGCATCAAAAATGTCAGAAACGTTTACAATTGACAGTCAAAATTCTCTGTTGTCTGCTATTGCAGCTGCAGCCAAGCCAGATAGTGTGAAGGAACAATTTGTGAAAACTCATCGTCGTACGCGAAGTAAGGAGAAGGTGACTGAAATGCCGTCCACGGAAGTCAGTCTTGTAGAAAGTCCAGGATCATTGCCAAGTGCGCCTAACATCAGTGTCAATTCATCTCCAGAGACAAAAATTCTCAACGTGCCAATGCAAGACGCTGGTGCAATTCCAAATGAATCTACACAAAAAGGTCATAGACGGACACGCAGTAAGGACCTACAGAATCCTGTGTACGAATGGAGGAAAGACATTGATAGCACTACTAATGTGAAGGAAGTGAAAAAGGCATGGACAAAAGAGTCGGGTGGGGAAGCTCATGGGATACCTGTCATTGATGCTAGTAAGCGTCATGGCAGCCGTCCTAGTAGTCCTGCACCATCCGACACCTCGGAAACTAAAGTGGACAGGAAAAAAAGTGTCGCAGACTTGATTGAACAAAGACTGTCTAACAAACCAGTATCACCTTTAGATGGTGGTGACACCACAAATAAAGCGGCTCTTCCTCCACGCGTGCGCAGGATCGCAAGTAATGAGGATGTGTCAGAGGGTGGTCGACGCACACCATCAAAAACAGCGTCACCAACATATGTGGATCGAAGAAGGTCACCGTCCAACGGCTCAGAGAGTGATGTAGGTGAATCTCCTGCTGCTAGACATTTAGATATGGACGGGGGTAATCGGGCAAACAATACAGGAATTGTGTCAAAActattacaaaagttacaaaaCATGTCAAAAGAGGGAAGCATGCGTGAACGAGggacaaaaataaaactaaaatcaaCCAGTGAGATGCCGTCTGGCTCTGAGGATGGGGTCGTCCACAGGAGACAGAGGCAGCTTAGTGGCAGTGAAAGTGAGCCGGTGGCATCTTGCATACCAGTCACAGAGAAAGCTGCTCCACATCACCATAGCGATAATTCATCTGGAAACCAATCAGATGATCCACAGGGTCCACGTCGTCAACACAAGACACACAGAAG GACTAACTCTGACCACAAGGTGAAGCACACGTCCCCAACACCCAGTAAAAAGTCTCAGTCAGGAGTAAAGAGGACAGCCTCCTTTAGTGGGGTACATCCGTCCAAACAGGCAGATCCACGCCGGAGTGGATCAGAG